One segment of Ricinus communis isolate WT05 ecotype wild-type chromosome 8, ASM1957865v1, whole genome shotgun sequence DNA contains the following:
- the LOC8281036 gene encoding pheophytinase, chloroplastic isoform X3 gives MDILTFNVTTSHRTAHFGSKLVDKTKYSCKSKVSTIIKPQVFCARIDQSCGLLRFSSSNKFLDYPKKIEVSKKHNALKGIKVVNSKVLSGNYNGYVIEADEDMESVSGSGESTPEILIPGLPNESSGECGAPINSCFWEWKPKLYVHYEKAGCENVKSPPVLFLPGFGVGSFHFENQLKDLGRDYRVWAIDFLGQGMSLPVENPTLQLREGDILEGKNSFWGFGDETEPWANELVYSMDLWRDQVRYFIEEVIGEPVYVVGNSLGGFVAIYFAASNPQLVKGVTLLNATPFWGFLPNPIRSPRLARIIPWSGTFPLPASFCWLYIFQLAENKRSKKHSAAAASFASIMFAPQGQLSFRECLMRCKMNNLPICLLYGREDPWVKPIWGLQVKRQVPEASYYEISPAGHCPHDEVPEVVNYLIRGWLKHIESSGSIALPLLDDPERSIFRDLEFTRGGSQKSVKIRLLGSSFSFWNQIFSYIESQM, from the exons ATGGACATTCTTACATTCAATGTCACTACAAGTCATCGTACTGCACATTTTGGGTCTAAATTAGTTGATAAgaccaaatattcatgtaaatcaAAGGTCTCCACTATTATAAAACCTCAAGTTTTCTGCGCGAGAATTGATCAGAGTTGTGGGTTGTTAAGATTTTCAAGTTCTAATAAGTTCTTAGATTAtcctaaaaaaattgaagtttCTAAGAAACATAACGCCCTTAAAGGCATCAAAGTTGTTAATTCAAAGGTTTTGAGTGGAAACTACAATGGTTATGTGATTGAAGCAGATGAAGATATGGAGAGTGTCTCTGGAAGTGGAGAATCAACACCTGAGATTTTGATTCCTGGGTTGCCAAATGAATCTAGTGGAGAATGTGGTGCTCCCATAAATAGTTGTTTTTGGGAATGGAAGCCAAAACTTTATGTGCATTATGAAAAAGCTGGATGTGAAAATGTCAAATCTCCACCGGTGCTGTTTCTTCCTGGTTTTGGCGTTGGctcctttcattttgaaaatcaattaaaGGATTTGGGCCGAGACTATAGAGTATGGGCAATTGATTTTCTTGGGCAAGGCATGTCCTTGCCAGTTGAGAATCCCACCCTGCAGTTAAGGGAAGGAGATATTTTAGAAGGGAAGAATTCCTTTTGGGGATTCGGAGATGAAACTGAACCATGGGCCAATGAACTTGTTTACTCCATGGATTTATGGCGGGATCAAGTTCGCTATTTCATAGAAGAG gTAATTGGGGAACCAGTTTATGTTGTGGGGAACTCACTAGGAGGATTTGTTGCAATATACTTTGCAGCAAGTAACCCACAATTGGTGAAAGGCGTTACATTGCTCAATGCAACCCCGTTTTGGGGATTTCTGCCCAATCCAATAAGATCCCCACGACTAGCAAGGATAATTCCATGGTCCGGAACATTTCCTCTGCCTGCAAGT TTTTGTTGGTTGTACATTTTCCAGTTGGCAGAAAATAAGCGATCCAAAAAGCATAGCGCAG CTGCGGCATCATTTGCTTCAATAATGTTTGCTCCACAGGGACAACTATCATTTCGGGAGTGTCTAATGAG GTGTAAAATGAACAATCTTCCCATCTGTCTATTGTATGGGAGAGAGGATCCCTGGGTGAAGCCCATCTGGGGCCTTCAGGTGAAACGACAGGTTCCTGAAGCTTCATATTATGAGATCAGCCCAGCTGGGCACTGCCCTCACGATGAAGTTCCGGAG GTTGTGAATTATTTAATTCGTGGATGGCTTAAACACATTGAATCTAGTGGTTCGATTGCACTGCCTTTGCTTGATGATCCAGAACGCAGCATTTTTAGAGACTTAGAATTTACAAGAGGGGGGTCACAAAAATCAGTAAAAATTCGGTTACTGGGATCAAGTTTCTCTTTCTGGAATCAgattttctcttatattgagTCTCAAATGTAG
- the LOC125370953 gene encoding uncharacterized protein LOC125370953, with translation MASMNDDKVLEKYSMLLWACWNMHNKSIFEHLVEDPCIVSNRAIQFLGDFQVAQAAAKVDEGVSRAFNVKWSATPSDVLKLNIDVAVAEGGSLVGVGVVLRNHEGQLLLSLLKKLNINVSVVIAEAIVAYEVCQSVRITIGRILSWKMTFMLINELHQRREGWLCFHQVIEDIFSICSSFSYLSFSFVK, from the coding sequence ATGGCAAGTATGAATGATGATAAGGTGCTTGAAAAGTACTCTATGTTGTTGTGGGCTTGCTGGAACATGCacaataaaagtatttttgaaCATCTAGTTGAAGACCCTTGTATAGTTTCCAATCGTGCTATCCAGTTCTTAGGTGATTTTCAAGTTGCCCAAGCTGCAGCAAAGGTGGATGAAGGTGTGAGCAGAGCTTTTAATGTCAAATGGTCGGCCACTCCTTCAGATGTACTAAAACTCAACATAGATGTTGCAGTTGCTGAAGGTGGTAGTTTGGTTGGTGTTGGTGTTGTGCTTCGAAATCATGAAGGCCAACTTCTGCTAtcactcctgaagaaattgaatATAAATGTTTCTGTGGTAATAGCTGAGGCTATTGTTGCATATGAGGTCTGCCAATCTGTGCGCataacaattggaaggatatTATCTTGGAAAATGACTTTCATGTTGATTAACGAGCTTCACCAAAGGAGAGAAGGCTGGCTTTGTTTTCATCAAGTTATTGAAGACATATTCAGTATATGCTCTAGTTTTAGTtacctttctttctcttttgttaaatga
- the LOC8281036 gene encoding pheophytinase, chloroplastic isoform X2 produces the protein MDILTFNVTTSHRTAHFGSKLVDKTKYSCKSKVSTIIKPQVFCARIDQSCGLLRFSSSNKFLDYPKKIEVSKKHNALKGIKVVNSKVLSGNYNGYVIEADEDMESVSGSGESTPEILIPGLPNESSGECGAPINSCFWEWKPKLYVHYEKAGCENVKSPPVLFLPGFGVGSFHFENQLKDLGRDYRVWAIDFLGQGMSLPVENPTLQLREGDILEGKNSFWGFGDETEPWANELVYSMDLWRDQVRYFIEEVIGEPVYVVGNSLGGFVAIYFAASNPQLVKGVTLLNATPFWGFLPNPIRSPRLARIIPWSGTFPLPASVRKLTEFFWQKISDPKSIAQVLKQVYADHSTNVDQVFSRILKITQHPAAAASFASIMFAPQGQLSFRECLMRCKMNNLPICLLYGREDPWVKPIWGLQVKRQVPEASYYEISPAGHCPHDEVPEVVNYLIRGWLKHIESSGSIALPLLDDPERSIFRDLEFTRGGSQKSVKIRLLGSSFSFWNQIFSYIESQM, from the exons ATGGACATTCTTACATTCAATGTCACTACAAGTCATCGTACTGCACATTTTGGGTCTAAATTAGTTGATAAgaccaaatattcatgtaaatcaAAGGTCTCCACTATTATAAAACCTCAAGTTTTCTGCGCGAGAATTGATCAGAGTTGTGGGTTGTTAAGATTTTCAAGTTCTAATAAGTTCTTAGATTAtcctaaaaaaattgaagtttCTAAGAAACATAACGCCCTTAAAGGCATCAAAGTTGTTAATTCAAAGGTTTTGAGTGGAAACTACAATGGTTATGTGATTGAAGCAGATGAAGATATGGAGAGTGTCTCTGGAAGTGGAGAATCAACACCTGAGATTTTGATTCCTGGGTTGCCAAATGAATCTAGTGGAGAATGTGGTGCTCCCATAAATAGTTGTTTTTGGGAATGGAAGCCAAAACTTTATGTGCATTATGAAAAAGCTGGATGTGAAAATGTCAAATCTCCACCGGTGCTGTTTCTTCCTGGTTTTGGCGTTGGctcctttcattttgaaaatcaattaaaGGATTTGGGCCGAGACTATAGAGTATGGGCAATTGATTTTCTTGGGCAAGGCATGTCCTTGCCAGTTGAGAATCCCACCCTGCAGTTAAGGGAAGGAGATATTTTAGAAGGGAAGAATTCCTTTTGGGGATTCGGAGATGAAACTGAACCATGGGCCAATGAACTTGTTTACTCCATGGATTTATGGCGGGATCAAGTTCGCTATTTCATAGAAGAG gTAATTGGGGAACCAGTTTATGTTGTGGGGAACTCACTAGGAGGATTTGTTGCAATATACTTTGCAGCAAGTAACCCACAATTGGTGAAAGGCGTTACATTGCTCAATGCAACCCCGTTTTGGGGATTTCTGCCCAATCCAATAAGATCCCCACGACTAGCAAGGATAATTCCATGGTCCGGAACATTTCCTCTGCCTGCAAGTGTGAGAAAGCTTACCGAGTTCTT TTGGCAGAAAATAAGCGATCCAAAAAGCATAGCGCAGGTACTTAAACAAGTTTATGCAGATCATTCTACAAATGTCGATCAAGTTTTTTCTCGTATTCTTAAGATAACACAACATCCTGCAGCTGCGGCATCATTTGCTTCAATAATGTTTGCTCCACAGGGACAACTATCATTTCGGGAGTGTCTAATGAG GTGTAAAATGAACAATCTTCCCATCTGTCTATTGTATGGGAGAGAGGATCCCTGGGTGAAGCCCATCTGGGGCCTTCAGGTGAAACGACAGGTTCCTGAAGCTTCATATTATGAGATCAGCCCAGCTGGGCACTGCCCTCACGATGAAGTTCCGGAG GTTGTGAATTATTTAATTCGTGGATGGCTTAAACACATTGAATCTAGTGGTTCGATTGCACTGCCTTTGCTTGATGATCCAGAACGCAGCATTTTTAGAGACTTAGAATTTACAAGAGGGGGGTCACAAAAATCAGTAAAAATTCGGTTACTGGGATCAAGTTTCTCTTTCTGGAATCAgattttctcttatattgagTCTCAAATGTAG
- the LOC8281036 gene encoding pheophytinase, chloroplastic isoform X1 — protein sequence MDILTFNVTTSHRTAHFGSKLVDKTKYSCKSKVSTIIKPQVFCARIDQSCGLLRFSSSNKFLDYPKKIEVSKKHNALKGIKVVNSKVLSGNYNGYVIEADEDMESVSGSGESTPEILIPGLPNESSGECGAPINSCFWEWKPKLYVHYEKAGCENVKSPPVLFLPGFGVGSFHFENQLKDLGRDYRVWAIDFLGQGMSLPVENPTLQLREGDILEGKNSFWGFGDETEPWANELVYSMDLWRDQVRYFIEEVIGEPVYVVGNSLGGFVAIYFAASNPQLVKGVTLLNATPFWGFLPNPIRSPRLARIIPWSGTFPLPASVRKLTEFFFVGCTFSSWQKISDPKSIAQVLKQVYADHSTNVDQVFSRILKITQHPAAAASFASIMFAPQGQLSFRECLMRCKMNNLPICLLYGREDPWVKPIWGLQVKRQVPEASYYEISPAGHCPHDEVPEVVNYLIRGWLKHIESSGSIALPLLDDPERSIFRDLEFTRGGSQKSVKIRLLGSSFSFWNQIFSYIESQM from the exons ATGGACATTCTTACATTCAATGTCACTACAAGTCATCGTACTGCACATTTTGGGTCTAAATTAGTTGATAAgaccaaatattcatgtaaatcaAAGGTCTCCACTATTATAAAACCTCAAGTTTTCTGCGCGAGAATTGATCAGAGTTGTGGGTTGTTAAGATTTTCAAGTTCTAATAAGTTCTTAGATTAtcctaaaaaaattgaagtttCTAAGAAACATAACGCCCTTAAAGGCATCAAAGTTGTTAATTCAAAGGTTTTGAGTGGAAACTACAATGGTTATGTGATTGAAGCAGATGAAGATATGGAGAGTGTCTCTGGAAGTGGAGAATCAACACCTGAGATTTTGATTCCTGGGTTGCCAAATGAATCTAGTGGAGAATGTGGTGCTCCCATAAATAGTTGTTTTTGGGAATGGAAGCCAAAACTTTATGTGCATTATGAAAAAGCTGGATGTGAAAATGTCAAATCTCCACCGGTGCTGTTTCTTCCTGGTTTTGGCGTTGGctcctttcattttgaaaatcaattaaaGGATTTGGGCCGAGACTATAGAGTATGGGCAATTGATTTTCTTGGGCAAGGCATGTCCTTGCCAGTTGAGAATCCCACCCTGCAGTTAAGGGAAGGAGATATTTTAGAAGGGAAGAATTCCTTTTGGGGATTCGGAGATGAAACTGAACCATGGGCCAATGAACTTGTTTACTCCATGGATTTATGGCGGGATCAAGTTCGCTATTTCATAGAAGAG gTAATTGGGGAACCAGTTTATGTTGTGGGGAACTCACTAGGAGGATTTGTTGCAATATACTTTGCAGCAAGTAACCCACAATTGGTGAAAGGCGTTACATTGCTCAATGCAACCCCGTTTTGGGGATTTCTGCCCAATCCAATAAGATCCCCACGACTAGCAAGGATAATTCCATGGTCCGGAACATTTCCTCTGCCTGCAAGTGTGAGAAAGCTTACCGAGTTCTT TTTTGTTGGTTGTACATTTTCCAGTTGGCAGAAAATAAGCGATCCAAAAAGCATAGCGCAGGTACTTAAACAAGTTTATGCAGATCATTCTACAAATGTCGATCAAGTTTTTTCTCGTATTCTTAAGATAACACAACATCCTGCAGCTGCGGCATCATTTGCTTCAATAATGTTTGCTCCACAGGGACAACTATCATTTCGGGAGTGTCTAATGAG GTGTAAAATGAACAATCTTCCCATCTGTCTATTGTATGGGAGAGAGGATCCCTGGGTGAAGCCCATCTGGGGCCTTCAGGTGAAACGACAGGTTCCTGAAGCTTCATATTATGAGATCAGCCCAGCTGGGCACTGCCCTCACGATGAAGTTCCGGAG GTTGTGAATTATTTAATTCGTGGATGGCTTAAACACATTGAATCTAGTGGTTCGATTGCACTGCCTTTGCTTGATGATCCAGAACGCAGCATTTTTAGAGACTTAGAATTTACAAGAGGGGGGTCACAAAAATCAGTAAAAATTCGGTTACTGGGATCAAGTTTCTCTTTCTGGAATCAgattttctcttatattgagTCTCAAATGTAG
- the LOC8281036 gene encoding pheophytinase, chloroplastic isoform X4 — MDILTFNVTTSHRTAHFGSKLVDKTKYSCKSKVSTIIKPQVFCARIDQSCGLLRFSSSNKFLDYPKKIEVSKKHNALKGIKVVNSKVLSGNYNGYVIEADEDMESVSGSGESTPEILIPGLPNESSGECGAPINSCFWEWKPKLYVHYEKAGCENVKSPPVLFLPGFGVGSFHFENQLKDLGRDYRVWAIDFLGQGMSLPVENPTLQLREGDILEGKNSFWGFGDETEPWANELVYSMDLWRDQVRYFIEEVIGEPVYVVGNSLGGFVAIYFAASNPQLVKGVTLLNATPFWGFLPNPIRSPRLARIIPWSGTFPLPASLAENKRSKKHSAAAASFASIMFAPQGQLSFRECLMRCKMNNLPICLLYGREDPWVKPIWGLQVKRQVPEASYYEISPAGHCPHDEVPEVVNYLIRGWLKHIESSGSIALPLLDDPERSIFRDLEFTRGGSQKSVKIRLLGSSFSFWNQIFSYIESQM; from the exons ATGGACATTCTTACATTCAATGTCACTACAAGTCATCGTACTGCACATTTTGGGTCTAAATTAGTTGATAAgaccaaatattcatgtaaatcaAAGGTCTCCACTATTATAAAACCTCAAGTTTTCTGCGCGAGAATTGATCAGAGTTGTGGGTTGTTAAGATTTTCAAGTTCTAATAAGTTCTTAGATTAtcctaaaaaaattgaagtttCTAAGAAACATAACGCCCTTAAAGGCATCAAAGTTGTTAATTCAAAGGTTTTGAGTGGAAACTACAATGGTTATGTGATTGAAGCAGATGAAGATATGGAGAGTGTCTCTGGAAGTGGAGAATCAACACCTGAGATTTTGATTCCTGGGTTGCCAAATGAATCTAGTGGAGAATGTGGTGCTCCCATAAATAGTTGTTTTTGGGAATGGAAGCCAAAACTTTATGTGCATTATGAAAAAGCTGGATGTGAAAATGTCAAATCTCCACCGGTGCTGTTTCTTCCTGGTTTTGGCGTTGGctcctttcattttgaaaatcaattaaaGGATTTGGGCCGAGACTATAGAGTATGGGCAATTGATTTTCTTGGGCAAGGCATGTCCTTGCCAGTTGAGAATCCCACCCTGCAGTTAAGGGAAGGAGATATTTTAGAAGGGAAGAATTCCTTTTGGGGATTCGGAGATGAAACTGAACCATGGGCCAATGAACTTGTTTACTCCATGGATTTATGGCGGGATCAAGTTCGCTATTTCATAGAAGAG gTAATTGGGGAACCAGTTTATGTTGTGGGGAACTCACTAGGAGGATTTGTTGCAATATACTTTGCAGCAAGTAACCCACAATTGGTGAAAGGCGTTACATTGCTCAATGCAACCCCGTTTTGGGGATTTCTGCCCAATCCAATAAGATCCCCACGACTAGCAAGGATAATTCCATGGTCCGGAACATTTCCTCTGCCTGCAAGT TTGGCAGAAAATAAGCGATCCAAAAAGCATAGCGCAG CTGCGGCATCATTTGCTTCAATAATGTTTGCTCCACAGGGACAACTATCATTTCGGGAGTGTCTAATGAG GTGTAAAATGAACAATCTTCCCATCTGTCTATTGTATGGGAGAGAGGATCCCTGGGTGAAGCCCATCTGGGGCCTTCAGGTGAAACGACAGGTTCCTGAAGCTTCATATTATGAGATCAGCCCAGCTGGGCACTGCCCTCACGATGAAGTTCCGGAG GTTGTGAATTATTTAATTCGTGGATGGCTTAAACACATTGAATCTAGTGGTTCGATTGCACTGCCTTTGCTTGATGATCCAGAACGCAGCATTTTTAGAGACTTAGAATTTACAAGAGGGGGGTCACAAAAATCAGTAAAAATTCGGTTACTGGGATCAAGTTTCTCTTTCTGGAATCAgattttctcttatattgagTCTCAAATGTAG